The sequence ACGGGTCTGACCCGGCGTCTGCTCGACTTCGCCTCGTCACTCACCGGACATATGCGTGCCGGCCTCGGCCATGTCAACGCGGTGTCCGCCTTCATGATGGGCGGCGTCACCAGCTCGGCGATCGGTGACGCCACGATGTTCGGGCGGATACTCGGCCCGGCCATGCGGGAACGGTCCTATGCACCAGGTTTCGCCGCCGGTGTCGTCGGCAGCTCCGCGCTGATCACCACGATGGTCCCGCCAGGAACCGGCCTGATCCTCTACGGCACCCTCGGCGAGGTCTCGATCGGCAAGCTCTTCGTTGCCGGAATCGTCCCGGGCGCCGTCATGACCCTGCTGATCATGGGGGCGGTCGGGTTCACGGCACGGCGGCAGAACCTCCCGCGGGAGAGGCCCACCCGGGGCACCCCCACCGAGGTGCTGCGCACCGGACTGTCATCTATCTGGGCCTTGCTGTTCCCCGTCATCCTGATCGTCGGCCTGCGCTTCGGCGTCTTCACTCCCTCGGAAGCCGGAGCGTTCGCGGTCGCGTATGCGCTGGTGGTGGGACTGGTGGTCTACCGCGAGATCAGCTGGCGGAAGTTTCGGCTGGCGTTGAGCAACACTATCGACGACGTCGGCATGATCATGCTGCTGATCGTCCTCTCCGGCGGCTGGGGATACGCCCTCAGCTGGGACCGGGTGCCGCAGACGATCATGGAAGTGCTCACCGGCATCTCGGAGAACCCGACTGTCATCATGGCGATCATTGTCATCGCGCTGCTGGTGGCAGGCATGTTCATGGACTCGACAGTGCTGATCCTTCTCCTGACGACGATGCTCGTCCCGGTGGCGGAGATGGCCGGTATCGACCCGATCCACTTCGGCATCGTCATGATTCTCACGCTGACACTCGGCCTGCTCACCCCGCCTGTCGGCATCGTCATGCTGATCACCGTGCAGATGTTTCGCACGGATGTGGGCACCTACCTCCGTCAGTCCGTCTACCTCTGGCTCGCACTGGCGCTACTGGTGGTGCTGGTCATCTTCGTACCGCAGACAGTGACCTGGCTGCCCGACCTCATCTATCGACCTGCAGGGAGCTGAGCGTGGACTTCAATGGTCAGACCGTGCTCGTCACGGGTGCCGGCGCCGGCATCGGCCGCGCAACCGCGGAGAGGTTCGCTGCCCACGGGGCGAACGTCGTGGTCAACGCGACGGCGGGCTCCGTGCGCGGACGTGAGACGGTGGATCGGATCCTCGCCACGGGTGGCAGCGCGACGCTCGCCACGGGAAACGTCGAGGACGAGGCGACCTGCCAGGCGATCGTCGAGGAGGGGCTGTCGGCCTTCGGTCGCCTGGACGTCCTCGTGAACAACGCTGGTCTCGTTGTTGCCGGTACGGTCGAGACTACGCAGCCGTCGGACATGGACAAGATGCTCGATGTCAACATCAAGGGAACGATCCTGATGGCTCGCGCTGCGTTGCCCGCGCTGCGGCGAAGTGGTGGAACCATCGTCAACCTCGGCTCGGTCGCCGCTCTCAAGGGCCACCTGGACCGCGCCGTCTACGCCGCCTCGAAGGGAGCGATCGTCGCTCTGACGAAGTCCATGGCCACCGACCACATCGCCGAAGGGGTGCGGGTGAACTGTGTCTGCCCGGGCACTACCCGCACACCGGCGCTCGAACAGAAGATCCGCGCCGCCGGCGACCCGCAGGCGATGGCGGCACGTCTGGAGCAGCGCCAGCCGCTGGGCCGGCTCGCCACCCCGGAGGAGATCGCGGCTGCGGTCACCTACGCGGCTTCGCGCGAGGCCACATTCATGGTCGGTTCGGTCCTCGTGATCGACGGCGGGATGAGCATGTGACGGACTCCGGTGGCAGGGACACACGTTGATGAGCACCTCATGTGCGCCGGTCCAGGCATAGGCGGCCAAGGATGACGCCTCGGTACCCTTCGGATATGAGCCCTCCCCCGGCCGACGTCGCCCTGATCGGCGCCGGCATCATGAGTGCGACGCTGGGCGCGCTGATTCAGCGCCTCGAGCCGGACTGGTCGGTCGAGATCTTCGAGTCGCTCGACGAGGTAGCCCTGGAGAGCTCCAACGCCTGGCACAACGCGGGCACCGGCCACGCCGGCTTCTGCGAGCTCGACTACGCCGTGCCGCGGCCGAACGGCACCCTGGACGTGTCCACGTCGATCGCGACCGGCGAGCAGTTCCACATCACCCGCCAGTTCTGGTCCGCACTGCTGGCCAGCGGTGAACTCCCGACGGCGTCACGCTTCGTGCAACCGATGCCGCACCTGGCGTTCGTGGCCGGGGCGGAGAATGTCGCGTTCCTGCGGCAGTGGTACGACACGCTCCGGAGGGAGCCGCTGTTCGCCGGTATGCGCTACAGCGACGATTCCGGGCAGATCGGTGAGTGGTCCCGCGCCCTGGTGGATGGCCGGGAGTCGGAGCAGCCGATCGCCGCCACCTATGAGGCGTCCGGCACCGACGTCGACTACGGCGCGATGGCTCGCGCACTCATCGACGCCCAGGTCGCCCGCGGTGTACAGCTGCATCTGCGCCACCGGGTCACCGATCTGGAGCAGGACGGCGACGGCTGGCGGATCACCCACCGCTCCCCGGCCGGGACTCGCACCAGTCGGGCCCGGTTCGTGTTCGTCGGCGCCGGTGGCGGATCGCTGCAGCTGCTGCAGCGTTCGGGGATCCCGGAGGCGGACGGCTACGCCGGCTTCCCGGTGAGCGGCAAGTTTCTGCGCACCCGCACTCGGGAGGTGGTCGCGACCCACCGAGTGAAGGCCTACGGCCGGGCCGAGCAAGGGGTCCCCGGTATGGGTGCCCCGCATCTGGACCACCGCACGGTCGACGGCGAGGGCTCGGTGCTCTTCGGGCCTTTCGCGGGTTTCGATCCGCGATTCCTCAAGGCCGGGTCGCGGCTCGATCTGCTGCGCACCGTCCGGCCCGGGAACATCGGCGCCATGCTGCACGTGGCCAAGGACAACGTCGACCTGCTGACCTACCTGATCCGGGAGATCACCGCCTCCCACGGCAAGCAGATGCGGGCGCTGCGCAAGCTCATGCCCACCGCCGACGACGGCGACTGGGAGCTGATCACCGCCGGGCAACGGGTGCAGGTGATCGGCAAGGACGCGAATGGCCGTGGCCGGCTGCAGTTCGGCACCGAGCTGGTGACCTCCCCCGGGAACAGGCTCGCCGGCCTGCTCGGCGCCTCACCGGGCGCGTCCACAGCGGTGCCGGTGATGATTCGGCTGCTACAGGAGGCGTTCCCGGATCGCTATCCGGGCTGGGCCGATCCGCTGCGCGAGCTGGTGCCCTCCCTCGGCCGGACGATGAACACCGACGCAGAGTGGGCGCTGGATATCCGTCGGGAGACGGCGGCGGCGCTCGGACTGGACGGCGTGTAGCGACGACGGGCGGAGCTTGGCGATACGGCTCCGCCCCCGCCTCGGGCTTGGTGGCCTCCGGCTCACCCATCGGGATCTACGCTGCGACCTTCGATACCGGCGATCACGTGCTGGTCGCCGTCGCCACGCATGCCGGCCGCGTAGTGCCAGCCGTCGAGCGCACCTGGTGCGGTGAGGTTGGCGTCCTCGGGTAGCGCGGCCGTGCGTACCTTGGTCCACCCGAGGCCGTAATCGAACCAGACCTGGACCTCGTCGCCCGCGAGCACCACAGCCCATCGATCGCCCGCCTGCAGCGGTGTCAGGTTGTTTCTGCAGCACGAGTTCGAGAACTGGCCGTCCAGCCGGAAGTCCAGGCCGACCTGACCCTTCGTCGAGGTCCACGCGACGATGTAGTTGTCCGCGTCCTGGACGTAACCGGCAAACATCGCGTTCTGGCCGGTGGTGTTCCCCGCCCAACTTTCGTGGTCCACGAGCACCACGGCCTGGGCAGAGTCGGGACCGCTCTCGTGCGTCACGAAGCCGAAGTACTTGTCGCTGCCGCCGCCGACCAGCGCACCGTCACCGATGGTGATCTCCGGCAACTCCTCTTGCGCGTTGGGCTGCACCAGCTCGTACTCCGCACTCGTGTCGGTCGTGAAGCCATCATCGACTCCGACGGCGGGATAAGCCTCCGGCTCGAACGGCACCCGGGAGGTGGCGATCGCCTGGATCGCGCGCTCTCCCCAGGTCACCGTCGCAGTGAAATCGGCCTCGGTGTGCAGGTCCACCGGTTGGTCGGTTGCGACATCGAAGGCGACATGCCGACCCTCGCCGGGCTCGAGCGTGACCGTCGTGGCGTCCACAGCCTCCGTCGTCCAGTCCCGCGGCGGTGACAACCGGACCTGAGCGTCTGTCACAGTCTCAGCCGTGTCGTTCACGACGGCGACGACGACCTGACCGGTGCCGTCCGCGCCCGAGATCTCCGCGCCGACCTGGTAGACCGACAGTCGGTCGTCGACCGCGCTGGGCTCGGGCCGCGTGTCCGGGATCTCGATGTCGCCGGGCTCCAACCGCGGCGGGTCCCCGTAGAAGCCCGACCGCTCGCCGAACAACGACAACCCGCCACCGCTGGAGGTCAGGCGCACCGTCGCCGTGTCACCGTCGAGCTCGCTGACGTCGACCGGTACGGCGATCCGGTAGCCGTAGTTGGCGCCGTGGTCACCCACGGAGTCCCGGCTCCTGCCCGCGAGGGCGAGCGGTGAATACGGATCGTCCGGAAGCACCTCCGCGGCCTGCTCCGTGCCGTTCACCTCGACGCTCAGCTGCGTGGGGTAGCGGCGCGCGGCGCTGGCATGCACGGTGTCGTACCAGCCGTCCGGTAGCGCCGCTGCGACCTCGAGAACGAGGGTGGCCTGCTCGTGCTCTTCCACGCCCTCGGGCAGAGACATCTCGTACTCGAAGTGCCCGCGACCGTAGCCAGTGACCGAGTCGGAACCGTCCGCGTCCGACACCTCGGTGCCCCCCGACCAGTCATAGTCGGTGGGCGCCAGCGGCGAGAACACACCTGGGTCCTCGTTCGGGACGTCGTAGGTCAGGTAGTTCTCAGCCACGGTCTCGCCGTCGATATCGATCCAGAACCACAGGTAGCCACTGCGCAGTTCCTCCGGGGCCTGCACCTCGACGGTGCCGACGTCGGTCACCGTGTACCGCTCGGGCGAGATCTGCAGCGACCCCTCCGCAGCGTTGCCGACCCAGTCGCCGCCGGCGTCATGGCCTCCAATGCGCCAGTTCAGCGTGGCGCCCTGCAATTCGTAGTCACTGAAGTGCGAGATGTTGATCGGAGCGGAGATCGTCTCGCCTGCCTCAACCGTCCGCGTGGACTCGCCGACGATCGCGATCGCGTCGTCGGCCTGCAGCATCCCCACGATGCGCGGGTTACCGTCGTGGTCGAGGTACGGCGGCACGTTGGGTTGCCGGTCGAAGGTGAGCGGGGTGTTCTCCTCGTGCTCCTGATCAGTCAGCTGGACAGCGACGTAACCGTTCAGACGTTCATAGCTACGGAACGTGCTCATGATGTGCTGGAACCTGCCCAGCCCGAGCGTGAACTCGGAGTTCAGCCACGGCTGTCCGCTCTGAGCACCGTTGTTGAAGTTCCACGTCGAGCCTGGGTACACCTGGTCGCCGAAGCGGTCGAGCAGGTTCTTCCACTGCTCGTAGGTGTTCAGGTAGAAGTGGAAGTCGTTGAGGTCGGTGTCTGCGACGTGCCCGTTCTGGCAGCAGGCGGAGTTGTCGACCACCAGGCGTGAGGGGTCGAGTTCGCGGGTGCGCTCCACCATGGACGCCACGTAGTCCCACGAATCCTCTGGAATCGGCTGGTTCCACGGGTCGTCGCTGATGCCCCACGCCTCGTTGAACATCGTCCAGATCACGATCGAGGGGTGGTTGTAGTCGCGCTCGATGGTGTTCGTGAGCATCTCCTCGAACAGCACTTCGGCCTCGGGGTCACCTGCCGACAGCCACCCCGCGTTCGGCAGGTCCTGCCAGACCATCAGACCAAGTTGGTCCGCCAGGTGGTAGTAGGCCGGCTCGTTGACCTTCAGGTGCGTGCGGATGACGTTGTAGCCCTGCTCCTTGGCCGCCAGCAGGTCGTAGCGGATCGACCCGCGGCCAGGCTCCTCCTCGGTGCCGGTCTGCAGGTCCGGACCGGCCGTCACGCCGGTGTAGGTGTAGACGCCCCACGGGTTGTACCCCTGGTCCAGCACACCGCGCACGTAGATCGGGCGGTTGTTCAGGTGGATGTACTGATACTCCCCCTCCTGACCGGGGGCCCAGTCCCGTTCGATGCTGCGCATCCCGAAGGAGGTGCGGACCCCGTCCTGGTCCAGCAACCGGAAGTCCGCGGTGTAGAGCGCTGGA is a genomic window of Ruania zhangjianzhongii containing:
- a CDS encoding SDR family NAD(P)-dependent oxidoreductase, translating into MDFNGQTVLVTGAGAGIGRATAERFAAHGANVVVNATAGSVRGRETVDRILATGGSATLATGNVEDEATCQAIVEEGLSAFGRLDVLVNNAGLVVAGTVETTQPSDMDKMLDVNIKGTILMARAALPALRRSGGTIVNLGSVAALKGHLDRAVYAASKGAIVALTKSMATDHIAEGVRVNCVCPGTTRTPALEQKIRAAGDPQAMAARLEQRQPLGRLATPEEIAAAVTYAASREATFMVGSVLVIDGGMSM
- a CDS encoding glycoside hydrolase family 2 TIM barrel-domain containing protein → MHTHSVNGRRNSKLIAAFAAVIVTLSLALTSTPSAAIPPPDPMPDPEGGTTTTVTGMVLDAEDGSGLAGATVHASRTGISTLTAADGSFELPDVPESSALVVAGMEGYAFSSTAVEDEIVLELSADTDPARGEYPRPDADRRPFTDDRWLSLDGTWSFDFDPEDVGVQEGWFDPEHPLSHAIRVPFGYQSLAAWGEESLATNEIFRSYHNTYRGTVWYQRSFTVPEDFGADRTRLRINAADWGAGIWLDGNEVLPYTGDGNTEISVDLGRLEPGSTHTVALRVVAPPTTPESPFPQGKQTGQPRDDGETGWFTDIGGIWQSVWIEPYGDARLTQTHITPELTFEGDSRTPSEAFVTIDVAAEDVRGRPPVLVTITDPDGEVVHSRARVQLEDGRGSVRVPIEDAHLWEPDDPALYTADFRLLDQDGVRTSFGMRSIERDWAPGQEGEYQYIHLNNRPIYVRGVLDQGYNPWGVYTYTGVTAGPDLQTGTEEEPGRGSIRYDLLAAKEQGYNVIRTHLKVNEPAYYHLADQLGLMVWQDLPNAGWLSAGDPEAEVLFEEMLTNTIERDYNHPSIVIWTMFNEAWGISDDPWNQPIPEDSWDYVASMVERTRELDPSRLVVDNSACCQNGHVADTDLNDFHFYLNTYEQWKNLLDRFGDQVYPGSTWNFNNGAQSGQPWLNSEFTLGLGRFQHIMSTFRSYERLNGYVAVQLTDQEHEENTPLTFDRQPNVPPYLDHDGNPRIVGMLQADDAIAIVGESTRTVEAGETISAPINISHFSDYELQGATLNWRIGGHDAGGDWVGNAAEGSLQISPERYTVTDVGTVEVQAPEELRSGYLWFWIDIDGETVAENYLTYDVPNEDPGVFSPLAPTDYDWSGGTEVSDADGSDSVTGYGRGHFEYEMSLPEGVEEHEQATLVLEVAAALPDGWYDTVHASAARRYPTQLSVEVNGTEQAAEVLPDDPYSPLALAGRSRDSVGDHGANYGYRIAVPVDVSELDGDTATVRLTSSGGGLSLFGERSGFYGDPPRLEPGDIEIPDTRPEPSAVDDRLSVYQVGAEISGADGTGQVVVAVVNDTAETVTDAQVRLSPPRDWTTEAVDATTVTLEPGEGRHVAFDVATDQPVDLHTEADFTATVTWGERAIQAIATSRVPFEPEAYPAVGVDDGFTTDTSAEYELVQPNAQEELPEITIGDGALVGGGSDKYFGFVTHESGPDSAQAVVLVDHESWAGNTTGQNAMFAGYVQDADNYIVAWTSTKGQVGLDFRLDGQFSNSCCRNNLTPLQAGDRWAVVLAGDEVQVWFDYGLGWTKVRTAALPEDANLTAPGALDGWHYAAGMRGDGDQHVIAGIEGRSVDPDG
- the mqo gene encoding malate dehydrogenase (quinone) encodes the protein MSPPPADVALIGAGIMSATLGALIQRLEPDWSVEIFESLDEVALESSNAWHNAGTGHAGFCELDYAVPRPNGTLDVSTSIATGEQFHITRQFWSALLASGELPTASRFVQPMPHLAFVAGAENVAFLRQWYDTLRREPLFAGMRYSDDSGQIGEWSRALVDGRESEQPIAATYEASGTDVDYGAMARALIDAQVARGVQLHLRHRVTDLEQDGDGWRITHRSPAGTRTSRARFVFVGAGGGSLQLLQRSGIPEADGYAGFPVSGKFLRTRTREVVATHRVKAYGRAEQGVPGMGAPHLDHRTVDGEGSVLFGPFAGFDPRFLKAGSRLDLLRTVRPGNIGAMLHVAKDNVDLLTYLIREITASHGKQMRALRKLMPTADDGDWELITAGQRVQVIGKDANGRGRLQFGTELVTSPGNRLAGLLGASPGASTAVPVMIRLLQEAFPDRYPGWADPLRELVPSLGRTMNTDAEWALDIRRETAAALGLDGV
- a CDS encoding TRAP transporter large permease encodes the protein MTLVLVVFLVLVALGMPIAFAIGISGFLFFLAADLSLTIPAQVSLTQTQNFAILAIPLFILAGNCLNETGLTRRLLDFASSLTGHMRAGLGHVNAVSAFMMGGVTSSAIGDATMFGRILGPAMRERSYAPGFAAGVVGSSALITTMVPPGTGLILYGTLGEVSIGKLFVAGIVPGAVMTLLIMGAVGFTARRQNLPRERPTRGTPTEVLRTGLSSIWALLFPVILIVGLRFGVFTPSEAGAFAVAYALVVGLVVYREISWRKFRLALSNTIDDVGMIMLLIVLSGGWGYALSWDRVPQTIMEVLTGISENPTVIMAIIVIALLVAGMFMDSTVLILLLTTMLVPVAEMAGIDPIHFGIVMILTLTLGLLTPPVGIVMLITVQMFRTDVGTYLRQSVYLWLALALLVVLVIFVPQTVTWLPDLIYRPAGS